The stretch of DNA GGTGCCGTCAATCATTGAAGATAAATAAGTAAATACAAAAAGGTAATACATGAAATCATTTTCAACTATTCGCTCATTAAAAGAACGTATTGAAAAAAAAGAGATAACCTCTCAAGAAGTTTTAAATCATTATATTGATCGTTTTAAAACCTATAATGAAAAAATAGGCGCAGCATTAGAAGTTTTTTCATCTGACTCCATTGTCACATCGAGTAAAAAAGATGGCTCATTACATGGCATTCCCGGACTGATAAAAGATAATATTGCACAACAAAATCGTGGGCTAACCTGTGCGTCTCGCATTTTGGCCGATTTCACCAGTCCTTATGATGCAACCGCATCGGAACGATTAAAAAATGAAGGTGCATTTTTAGTTGGTCGTGCAAATATGGATGAATTTGCTATGGGAAGTTCAACCGAAACATCTGCATTTTTAAAAACAAAAAATCCATGGAATCTTGATTGTGTGCCCGGTGGCTCAAGTGGCGGTTCAGCAGCTGCAGTTGCTGCAGGATTAGTTCCTTGGGCATTAGGTTCCGATACCGGTGGATCAGTTCGTCAACCGGCAGCATTTTGCGGCATTGTCGGTTTTAAGCCGACTTATGGCTTGGTTTCTCGTTATGGATTGGTTGCTTACGGTTCTTCTCTCGATCAAATTGGTATTTTTACCCATACAGCTTATGATGCCGCAATGGTATGTTCGGTAATCTCGGGACATGATGTGAAAGATAGTACCACTTTAATGGTTGAAAAAACTGATTATACACAAAGTCTTGATGGTACTTTGCCGGATAATTTGACTATTGGTATTGTTGATAATGCTTTGCATGCCGAAGGTATGGACAGTGAAGTTGTTGCTGCTATTGAACAAGCGATTGAACAATATGAAGCAATGGGTGTTAAGGTGAAACGTGTTTCATTGCCAACATTGGATTATGCTGCAGCAGCATATTTTATTTTAAGTCGTGCCGAAGCGGCATCGAATTTAGCACGTTTTGATGGTGTACGTTATGGTATGCGCACAAAAGATGCAGGAAATCTTAAGCAGATGTATGAAAAAACTCGCCATGATGGTTTTGGAGATGAAGTTAAGGCACGTATTATGGTGGGTAACTATGTACTTTCTGCCGGACATGCAGATCAATTTTATGATGGTGCACAAAAAGTACAACGTTTAATTCGACGTGAATTTGTAAAAGCATTTGCTGATGTTGATTTGTTAATCATGCCTACTCATCCGGCGCCGGCATTTAAATTCGGTGCATATGCTAATAATAAATTGCAAATGGATTTGCAAGACTACTTTACCTGCGCGATGAATTTAGCGGGGAACCCTGCAATTTCAATTCCGTGTGGTATGAGTAAAGATGGTTTGCCAATTGGTATGCAGTTAGTGGGTCCGCATCTTTCAGAGAGTTTGTTATTTCAAGCTGCTCATGCTTATCAAGAAAAAACTGAATGGCATGAGATGCACCCGCAAGGATTCTAAAAAAAGTAGGCTCGCGAGCAATTCGCGAGCTTTTTTATTGCATTTTTCCTTCTTATTTTTTTATGTTGTTTTTATCATAAAAAGCATCGGGGGAAGGAAATGCGATGGGCAAAATGATAGTAGTATGGATCAGTTTGTTATATGTAGTCCCATTAAGTTGGGCCGTTTCGCATACTCATAATGCTGCTCATGTGAAACAAAAACATCATAAAAAGCAAAAAAAAAATCCATATACTACTATAAGTAAGCATGGAAACTATTGCTTTCCACGCAAAGCATCGCCACGTGAAAATTTTTTGGGTGGTCTGTGGCGCGATGTATTTAATCTGAATAAATATGCATTATTTAGTG from Candidatus Dependentiae bacterium encodes:
- the gatA gene encoding Asp-tRNA(Asn)/Glu-tRNA(Gln) amidotransferase subunit GatA, whose amino-acid sequence is MKSFSTIRSLKERIEKKEITSQEVLNHYIDRFKTYNEKIGAALEVFSSDSIVTSSKKDGSLHGIPGLIKDNIAQQNRGLTCASRILADFTSPYDATASERLKNEGAFLVGRANMDEFAMGSSTETSAFLKTKNPWNLDCVPGGSSGGSAAAVAAGLVPWALGSDTGGSVRQPAAFCGIVGFKPTYGLVSRYGLVAYGSSLDQIGIFTHTAYDAAMVCSVISGHDVKDSTTLMVEKTDYTQSLDGTLPDNLTIGIVDNALHAEGMDSEVVAAIEQAIEQYEAMGVKVKRVSLPTLDYAAAAYFILSRAEAASNLARFDGVRYGMRTKDAGNLKQMYEKTRHDGFGDEVKARIMVGNYVLSAGHADQFYDGAQKVQRLIRREFVKAFADVDLLIMPTHPAPAFKFGAYANNKLQMDLQDYFTCAMNLAGNPAISIPCGMSKDGLPIGMQLVGPHLSESLLFQAAHAYQEKTEWHEMHPQGF